AGCATCGAGCGCACTCAAGTCGATTAGCGCGCTGGGCTGTGCCAGACGCAGCTTCATGCTTGGGAGCAAGCTCATGCCACCAGAAACGACCTTTGCGTCGTCGTCATTGGCCAAGAGAGAGCTGGCCTCCTCAATATCGTGAGGCCGAATGTAGTTGAAGTTATACATCAGTGTTCGTCCAAGCGTCGGGCGTTGCCTTCTTCTCTGCCGCGGCGGCGAGGATGGCCCGGACAATATTATGATAGCCGGTGCACCGGCAGATATTACCTTCAATAAGGTGCCGCACGCTCTCTTCGTCGAGATCGTCGTACCGATCGACCAGCTCGACCGAGCTCATGACAAATCCAGGCGTGCAATAACCGCATTGCAGGCCATGGTGCTCGACGAATGCGCGTTGCACAGGATGGAGGGTGCCGTCGGCGGCCTCGAGACCTTCAATCGTCGTGACGGACTTCCCCGCCGCTTGGATCGCCAAGATCGTGCACGACTTAATCGCCTCGCCATTCACCAGGACGGTACAGCAACCGCATTGCGAAGTGTCGCAGCCGACGTGGGTGCCGGTGAGGCCGAGAGTTTCGCGCAATGCTTCGACCAGAAGCGTTCGCGGGTCGATCTCGAGAGAAACCTCTTTTCCATTGACCCGAAGTTTGCACGTTTCCTTCATGATCCTCTCGCTCGATCCACTGCCCGAGCATGGAGGTGGGCCGTCCCATAGGCAAATTGGCAAAACTCATGCCGACGATGAGGGATTCTCGTTTCCGAAATGTTCCTCCTCCGGCCTAATCCTTGGGCTCAAATGGGAGGTGCCGCAGCGTGACGACTTCCGAGGCGACTGAACTGAGGCCTAGGCGTCAGGCCCGACTGCAACTCGCAATTCCGATGGCCAAACCTTCGGCATTTCAGCGCATCACGAGTGCGACGGAGGCCCTGCGCCGAGCGGGCGTAGACGTCATCTCCCTTGCCATGGGGGAGAGTGGATTTTCGACCCCGGAGTGGATCAGCGAAGCAGCTTGCCGAGCGGTTTCAACGGGGCAAATGCGATACACCGAAATGACTGGCACACTCGCGCTGAAGGAAGCCGTGCGTCAGAAGTATGAGAGGGAGAACGACCTCCGGTACGAGATTGACGAGATCATAATCAGCACCGGCGCCACCCAAGCGTTGTCCAATGCCATGCGAGCCACGCTCCATCCAGGAGACGAGGTGATCCTGCTGGTTCCGTATTACTCGCCGTACGCGGATATGATCGTTGCGCAGGGAGGTGTCCCGGTCTGTGTGCTGGCCGCTGACGACACAGGTGCCATTCCCCTCGGCGCGCTTGAGGCGGCAATCTCGTCTCGCACGCGGTGGATCATTCTCAATTCACCATGCAATCCCTCTGGCGTGGTTTTGTCGACCGCTGACCTTGCAGCTCTTGCGGTTCTCCTGCGGCGTCATCCTGACATTCTGATCATTTCCGACGATATATATGAGAAGACGGTATTCGAGGGAGCGGCCAAGAATATTGTGAATGTCGCGCCCGATCTCAAGGACCGCACGGTTGTCGTGAATGGCGTGAGCAAGACGTACGCGATGACGGGTTGGCGAATTGGTTACGCGCTGGGCCCCCGCGATCTCATGGCCGCCATGGGATACGTGCAGACGATATCGAGCTGGACGCCGAGCGCGGTGGGCCAGGTCGCAGCCGAAGCGGCGCTAACGGGGCCTCAAGAGTTCCTAGAGAGCTGGCGGCAGGCCTACAGCAGGAGGCGTGACATCCTGGTCGGCTTTCTGAACCAAATCGAAGGATTGAGCTGCCGCTACCCCTCCGGAGCCTTCTACGCGTTTCCGTCCATCGAGAAGCTGATCGGTCGGAGGACGCCGGGCGGCACGCTCATCGAGGATGATGTTGCGCTTGCGACATACCTTCTCAACTCTGCGGCCGTTTCAACCGTTCCCGGATCAATTTTTGGAGCCAGACATCATCTCCGAATGTCTTTCGTTGTGTCGGAAGGCCAGCTGACCGCGGCCTGTCAACGTATCGCATCCGCCATCGCCCGTTTATCTTGAGGAACCGAATATGAACGAACAGCTCCGTGGGACGGTTACGTCCGCTTGGTCGGATTCTGAATGGAAACTGAGGTGCGAGCTCGCGGCGTGCTACAGGATATTCAACGCGCTCGGTTGGACGGAGCTGATTTTTAACCACATCACTTTCGAGTTGCCTGGCGAGGAGCGTCACTTCCTGATCAATCCGTTTGGCCTGACCTATGACGAAGTAACGGCCTCCAACCTGGTCAAAATTGACCTCGATGGTCGAGCGGTCGATGGCTCAGGGCACGATGTGAATCCGGCGGGATTCCTGATCCACAGCGTCATCCATCGCGCCCGTCCGGATGCTCGCTGTATCGCGCACACCCATACCACTGCCGGATGCGCGGTAGCCGCGCTGTCCTTGGGACTGGAATGCACCAACTTTTATGCTGCACAACTATACAACGAGGTCGCCTATCACGACTACGAGGGTATTACGGTCGATCAGGACGAGGGGCCGCGATTGCTTGCGTCCCTCGGCGACAAGAGCGCCATGATCTTGCGAAATCATGGGCTCCTGGCGTGTGGCCCGTCGATTCCTGAAGCGTTCTACCTTCTTTGGCGGCTGGAGAGAGCCTGCCAAATTCAGGTGGCCACTCATTCGTATGGTTCGCCGACCATCGAAATACCTGCTGTAGTGGCCGAGCGATCGACACGCCAGCTCAAGTCATTCGATCCACGCGGCGACGGCGCACGCCGCATATTCGAGGCGCTGCGACGCAAGATCGATCCCCGGCTTTACGAGATCTAGGATGGCTGAAAGCATCGGGATAGTGGGACCAGGTGCCATCGGACTACTTCTTGCTCATCATCTGCGCAGAGCTGGCCGCGATGTAACGATTTTGGCGCGGCCCACGGCTGTCGACCAGCTGTCCCGCGACGGCATCGAATTGTTTGGAGCAGACGGTCGCGGCTCGCGGCAACGTGTGAAGGTGGCGGCAGTTCAGGGGGCAGATGGTTTCGACCTACTCATTCTTGCATTGAAAGGACACCAGCTAACCACATCAGCGCGAGAGCTCGAACATCTATTGGAGAGCTCGCGTGTCGTGATGACGGCTATGAATGGGGTTCCGTGGTGGCTCCCGCATGGAAGCGCGAAGGCGCCACGCCAACTGGAGGCTGTCGACGAACAGGGCTTGCTCTCCGCCCTCGTTGATACGGCAAAAGTCGTTGGAGCCGTGGTCAACATAGGCGCCAGGACCGAGCGCGCCGGCGTGGTTCACCACGTCTTTGGCTCGTCTCTTAGCGTCGGCCCTGCTATTCCCTCTGAGATCGAGCGGGCCAGCGCCGTCCTACGAGTTTTTGCCGGATCTGGTATTACGGTAGAACTCGACCCTAACATCCGCAAAAGCTTGTGGCTGAAGCTGCTGAACAATGCCGCACTTAATCCGGTCTCTGTGGTGACCGGTTGGACGCTCAGGGACATTCTGGGTAATTCTGCAGCGCGTGCAGTGGCCGCCGAGATAATGGAGGAAGTCGCGGCGGTGGGGCGTGCGCTGAAGATTATTCAGGAGGTCGATGTCGAGGCCAGGTTAGCCTACAGCGCGACGTTTGGCGCCTTCAAGACGTCGATGCTTCAAGACTTTGAAGCGGGGAGGACATTGGAGACCGCCTCGCTGTGCGACGCAGTTGTCGAACTCGCCAAACACGCGAATGTGCCGGTGCCGACCCTCACCGGCATCATTGCCTTGGTGCGCGCGCGCTGTCTTGGCAATGACATCCCAGGCGCTAACGCGGTCGCCTGTCTTCTAGGACATCGGTGACCGCGCGCTCGATAAAGGCGATGTCAACCGGGTCGGTGCCTCCCGTGCCGGCCCGGTGCCCCCAATCGGACTCGATTACGCGCAGCTCAGCGTCGGCGATCAACTGCACTTCCCGCTCAGAGTCGGCGACTAGAAAATACTGATCTGTTCGACAGGGCATGACGATCGTCCGGGCGCGGATCGCACCGAGTGCGCGCTTCAAGTCGCCGCCGAATGTCTCATTATCGCTGATATCAGCCTGCTGCCACGTGGCGATTTGCGCCAATAGATCGTTCGCATCTCGGCCTTCAAAGGTCTTCTCCCAGTACCGTGTCATGAAGTCTTCGGGACTGGAAAAGCCGAGCATCGTTTGATCCAGTTGCCTGTCATAAAAGCGGTAGCTTAGTGCCCAGGATGCATAGAGGCGCCCGACAGCATGGAGGCCCCCGAGGGGCGGTGTCTCATACTCGCCATTCTTCCAGCTGGCATCGCCGGTGAGGGCTGCCTTCAAACCCGCTAGAAACACGTAGTTAAACCGGCTGGTTCGTGCCGAACCGCAAAACGGAAGGACTCGGGGAACCATGTCCGGATACAGACTGGCCCATTGATAGGCCTGCTGGGCGCCCATCGATCTGCCAATCACCGCATGAAGGCGCTCGATGAGGAAGACTGCCTTCAGCAACGCGTACTGAAGGCGAATGTTGTCGAGTAGCGTAGCGAGAGGAAAGCGACCGCGGTCAAACGGGGCGGGTGTGTTGCTGGGCGACGAGGAGGCGCCGTTGCCAAGTATGCCCGGCACGATCACGAACCATTTGTCGGTATCGAGGGCTTTCCCGGGACCGATGAGCCATTCGTTCGAGGAATGCTTCGTTCCGAACCAGGTGGGAAAAAGCACAGCGTTGTCCTTGGCCCGCGAAAGCGTGCCGTAGGTCTTGTACGCAAGCTTGGCCTCCGGCAGCGTGCCACCGCGCTGCAGCCGAAAGTTGGCGACAGTAAAGATGTTCTCAGACACGTTAGAGGCTCGTCGCTGCAAGGTTTCGAAAGTCGGCTTTCCACCGTCCGTCCGGAAGCTGAGTACCGGCTGAATGCTCTTGCGAGCGCGCGTCGCGGATCGCGTGCCATACCCTGCGCGGCGTCAAGGGCATGTTGATCTCTCGCACTCCCAAGTCCCACAAGGCGTCGACGACTGCGTTCACGATCGCGGCCGGAGCGGCGATACTGCCACTCTCGCCGGCTCCCTTTACGCCCAGCGGGTTGTTGGGAGACAGGGTCTCCTGCGATTCGAACAGGAAGGACGGAAGATCGTCGGCGCGCGGCATCGCGTAGTCCATGAAGGATCCGGCAATCAGCTGGCCGCTGTCGCGATCATAGGTGCACTGCTCCATGAGTGCTTGGCCGATGCCTTGCGCGGCTCCGCCATGCAATTGCCCCTCGACGATCTGGGGATTCACGACCTTTCCGCAGTCGTCGATCGCCGCGAAGTTGCGGACACGGACCTGGCCGGTATCTGGATCGACGATGACCACGGCGAGCTGCATTCCGGAGGGAGTGTTTCGGGCAGGCGGATCGTAGAAGACTGTCTCTTCCAGCCCCATTTCCATGTCCTGCGGGTAGTCGTGACCGCGATAGCACCAGCGCGCGACCTCGGTGAACGTCATCTTGCGGTCGGTGCCCACAAGCTCGAACACGCCCTGCTGGTAAGCGACGTCCTCTGTTGAACATTCCATCAGGTGCGCGAACTGCCGCTTGCACTTATCGATGATGCGTCCGCTGGCTCGCGCGATCGCAGGACCCATGAGGAAAAGCGAGCGGGATCCCCAGGTCCCAAGACCGTTCGGGATGCGGTCGGTGTCACCTTCGACGAGCTCGATATTTTCATAGGGGACCCCAAGCGTGTCCGCCGCGATTTGACAGAACGATGTTTCATGTCCCTGTCCGTGCGAGTGCGTACCGCAAAACAGGGTCACTTTCCCTGATGGATGCACGCGCACGGTGGCGACGTCATATCCTCCGATACGGCGGCCGATCTTCGCCGCGACCCGGCTGGGCGCGCCAGCACAATCGACAAAGCCGGCAAGACCAATGCCCATTCGGATGCCTTGTCCGCGAAGCTTTCGCTGCTCGCGGCGAAGATCGTCATAAGAGGCGAGATTGGTCAGCTTGTTGAGAAGTCCATCAGGGTCGCAGGAGTCGTAGGTCACTCCAATGGTGGTCTCATATGGGCAGTCGGTAGGCGCAATGAAGTTGCGACGCCTGATTTCGCAGACTTCGATGCCGAGATCGCGAGCGGCGTTCTCGAGCAGACGCTCGAGCACGTAGATCCCCTCCGGCCGCCCAGCCCCGCGATAGGCCTCGACGGGTACCGTGTGCGTGTAGACACCCGTGATATGGCAAAAGATCGCCTTCGTCCTGTAAAGGCCGGCCAGAACACGCGGATAGTAGTGCGCAGGAATGCTCGGGCCAAACGCGGTCATGTACGCGCCCAGATTGGCAATCGTCCTGGCTTCTATGCCGAGGATTTCGCCTTGCTTGCTCATTGCAATTCGACAGCGTGTAACGTGGTCTCTGCCGTGAGCGTCGGTAATCAGCGACTCGCTGCGGGTCGCGACGAACTTCACGGGCCGGCCGACTTTCTGTGCCGCCCACAGCACGGCGGCCTCTTCGCCATAGTGAGTATTCTTCGGCCCGAACCCGCCTCCGACGTCAGGAGCCACCACCCGGATCTGATGCTCCGGCACGCGCAGGGAGTCGTCGGCCAGCCAGTTTTTCACCAGGTGGGGGATCTGCGTGCTGGCAGTGAGCGTGTAGTGATCACGTGACTTGTCGTATTCGCCGAGATAGGTGCGCGGCTCCATCGCATTGGCCGTGATACGGTTGGCGACGACCTCGAGCTCACCAACATAGTCCGCGCGCGCGAATGCTGCTCGCACCGCCGCTTCGTCGCCGACCGTGTTGACGAACGTCACGTTCGTCCCAAACTGGGGATGAACGAGCTCTGCTCCCTCTGCCAGGGCATCGGCAGCTTCCACGACAGCGGGCAGGGGCTCATAGTCGACCAATATCCTGTCGAGCGCGTCAAGCGCTTGCCATCTGGTCTCCGCCACGACGACAGCCACTGTGTCTCCGACGTGGCGAACGATATCGACCGCGAACACTGGGCGAGATGCCTCGTTCATGGGCGAGCCGTCCGGAAACCGGACGGGTGCGATCGTCGGCATCTCTCCACGGCCTTCGGCTGCCCACATAGCCCCCGTCAGAACGGCGAGCACCCCCGGCATCTGCGTCGCTTCTGCCGTGTCGATCGAGATGATCCGAGCGTGAGCGAAGGGGCTTCGGACGAAAGCGGCGTGGGTCATTCCCACGCGTTTCAGGTCGTCCGTGTAGCCACCGCGGCCCGTAATGAACCTCATGTCCTCGCGCCGAGGCACGTGGCTGCCAACAAAGCTCATTTTGTCCTCCTAGCCTTATTTGGATACATATCGCACAGCTTTTCGGCGCTGTTAGCCGAATTTTGGCCCTTGCCAAGAAATATTTTTCCTATATGTATACATATCGCCATATGTATACAAATTCTAATTCTAAACAATCCGCCCGTGGGAGGAAAAATGGGTCCTGACGAGATCGAGGTCTTCAAGAGGCAGCAGTTCGGTCACAAGCTTGGATTCGGGCGTTCCCCGGCGCTGCTGATTGTCGACTTCGTCAACGGATTCGTTGACCCGCAGCTTTTCGGAGGAGGCAATATCGCTGCGGCGGCTGCGAGCACGCTGCCCGTGCTGCAGGCTTTCCGTGCCGCCAAATGCCCGGTCGTCTTCTCTCGCATCATCTATGCCGAGGATGGGTCCGACGCGACGGTTCACTGTCTGAAAGTTCCGCGCCTCAAGTCGCTGACCAAGAACAATCCGGCAAGTCACATCATCGATGAACTAGCTCCGGTGCCCGGCGAGATCGTTCTCGATAAGAGGTTGCCGTCGGTCTTCTTTGAGACCGGTCTGCACGGATTGCTGAACGGTCGCGGCGTTGACACCATCGTCGTAACGGGCTGCACGACCAGCGGCT
This genomic stretch from Bradyrhizobium sp. CCGB12 harbors:
- a CDS encoding pyridoxal phosphate-dependent aminotransferase, which translates into the protein MAKPSAFQRITSATEALRRAGVDVISLAMGESGFSTPEWISEAACRAVSTGQMRYTEMTGTLALKEAVRQKYERENDLRYEIDEIIISTGATQALSNAMRATLHPGDEVILLVPYYSPYADMIVAQGGVPVCVLAADDTGAIPLGALEAAISSRTRWIILNSPCNPSGVVLSTADLAALAVLLRRHPDILIISDDIYEKTVFEGAAKNIVNVAPDLKDRTVVVNGVSKTYAMTGWRIGYALGPRDLMAAMGYVQTISSWTPSAVGQVAAEAALTGPQEFLESWRQAYSRRRDILVGFLNQIEGLSCRYPSGAFYAFPSIEKLIGRRTPGGTLIEDDVALATYLLNSAAVSTVPGSIFGARHHLRMSFVVSEGQLTAACQRIASAIARLS
- a CDS encoding (2Fe-2S)-binding protein, whose protein sequence is MKETCKLRVNGKEVSLEIDPRTLLVEALRETLGLTGTHVGCDTSQCGCCTVLVNGEAIKSCTILAIQAAGKSVTTIEGLEAADGTLHPVQRAFVEHHGLQCGYCTPGFVMSSVELVDRYDDLDEESVRHLIEGNICRCTGYHNIVRAILAAAAEKKATPDAWTNTDV
- a CDS encoding xanthine dehydrogenase family protein molybdopterin-binding subunit: MSFVGSHVPRREDMRFITGRGGYTDDLKRVGMTHAAFVRSPFAHARIISIDTAEATQMPGVLAVLTGAMWAAEGRGEMPTIAPVRFPDGSPMNEASRPVFAVDIVRHVGDTVAVVVAETRWQALDALDRILVDYEPLPAVVEAADALAEGAELVHPQFGTNVTFVNTVGDEAAVRAAFARADYVGELEVVANRITANAMEPRTYLGEYDKSRDHYTLTASTQIPHLVKNWLADDSLRVPEHQIRVVAPDVGGGFGPKNTHYGEEAAVLWAAQKVGRPVKFVATRSESLITDAHGRDHVTRCRIAMSKQGEILGIEARTIANLGAYMTAFGPSIPAHYYPRVLAGLYRTKAIFCHITGVYTHTVPVEAYRGAGRPEGIYVLERLLENAARDLGIEVCEIRRRNFIAPTDCPYETTIGVTYDSCDPDGLLNKLTNLASYDDLRREQRKLRGQGIRMGIGLAGFVDCAGAPSRVAAKIGRRIGGYDVATVRVHPSGKVTLFCGTHSHGQGHETSFCQIAADTLGVPYENIELVEGDTDRIPNGLGTWGSRSLFLMGPAIARASGRIIDKCKRQFAHLMECSTEDVAYQQGVFELVGTDRKMTFTEVARWCYRGHDYPQDMEMGLEETVFYDPPARNTPSGMQLAVVIVDPDTGQVRVRNFAAIDDCGKVVNPQIVEGQLHGGAAQGIGQALMEQCTYDRDSGQLIAGSFMDYAMPRADDLPSFLFESQETLSPNNPLGVKGAGESGSIAAPAAIVNAVVDALWDLGVREINMPLTPRRVWHAIRDARSQEHSAGTQLPDGRWKADFRNLAATSL
- a CDS encoding isochorismatase family protein, producing the protein MGPDEIEVFKRQQFGHKLGFGRSPALLIVDFVNGFVDPQLFGGGNIAAAAASTLPVLQAFRAAKCPVVFSRIIYAEDGSDATVHCLKVPRLKSLTKNNPASHIIDELAPVPGEIVLDKRLPSVFFETGLHGLLNGRGVDTIVVTGCTTSGCVRATVLDGLCHGFRPIVPADCVGDRAQSPHDASLFDLSQKYADIVHSQDVIAFLSQLKSVAA
- a CDS encoding class II aldolase/adducin family protein; this translates as MNEQLRGTVTSAWSDSEWKLRCELAACYRIFNALGWTELIFNHITFELPGEERHFLINPFGLTYDEVTASNLVKIDLDGRAVDGSGHDVNPAGFLIHSVIHRARPDARCIAHTHTTAGCAVAALSLGLECTNFYAAQLYNEVAYHDYEGITVDQDEGPRLLASLGDKSAMILRNHGLLACGPSIPEAFYLLWRLERACQIQVATHSYGSPTIEIPAVVAERSTRQLKSFDPRGDGARRIFEALRRKIDPRLYEI
- a CDS encoding ketopantoate reductase family protein → MAESIGIVGPGAIGLLLAHHLRRAGRDVTILARPTAVDQLSRDGIELFGADGRGSRQRVKVAAVQGADGFDLLILALKGHQLTTSARELEHLLESSRVVMTAMNGVPWWLPHGSAKAPRQLEAVDEQGLLSALVDTAKVVGAVVNIGARTERAGVVHHVFGSSLSVGPAIPSEIERASAVLRVFAGSGITVELDPNIRKSLWLKLLNNAALNPVSVVTGWTLRDILGNSAARAVAAEIMEEVAAVGRALKIIQEVDVEARLAYSATFGAFKTSMLQDFEAGRTLETASLCDAVVELAKHANVPVPTLTGIIALVRARCLGNDIPGANAVACLLGHR
- a CDS encoding alpha/beta fold hydrolase; its protein translation is MSENIFTVANFRLQRGGTLPEAKLAYKTYGTLSRAKDNAVLFPTWFGTKHSSNEWLIGPGKALDTDKWFVIVPGILGNGASSSPSNTPAPFDRGRFPLATLLDNIRLQYALLKAVFLIERLHAVIGRSMGAQQAYQWASLYPDMVPRVLPFCGSARTSRFNYVFLAGLKAALTGDASWKNGEYETPPLGGLHAVGRLYASWALSYRFYDRQLDQTMLGFSSPEDFMTRYWEKTFEGRDANDLLAQIATWQQADISDNETFGGDLKRALGAIRARTIVMPCRTDQYFLVADSEREVQLIADAELRVIESDWGHRAGTGGTDPVDIAFIERAVTDVLEDRRPR